One window of Solwaraspora sp. WMMA2056 genomic DNA carries:
- a CDS encoding alpha/beta hydrolase, whose product MATFVLIPGGGTDPWYWHRLVDELRRRGHEAVPVDLPCEDDGAGWAEYADAVVTAIGGRTDVVLVAHSLAGFTAPLVADRLPVRLLVLLTAMVPVPGETGGDWWANTGHAAALAAQAVRDGRPAGEDVLALFLDGVPDELAAQVLRHDRAQSGTPFGQPWPLPAWPDVPTRFVLCRDDRFFPAEFVRRFVDDRLGIVPDGIDGGHLAALTHPRELADQLTAYLR is encoded by the coding sequence GTGGCCACGTTCGTTCTGATTCCCGGCGGCGGCACCGACCCCTGGTACTGGCACCGGCTCGTCGACGAACTGCGGCGGCGGGGCCACGAGGCGGTGCCGGTCGATCTGCCGTGCGAGGACGACGGGGCCGGCTGGGCCGAGTACGCCGACGCGGTGGTGACGGCGATCGGCGGCCGCACCGATGTCGTGCTGGTCGCGCATTCGCTCGCGGGATTCACCGCCCCGCTGGTCGCCGACCGGCTGCCGGTCCGTCTGCTGGTCCTGCTGACGGCGATGGTGCCGGTGCCGGGCGAGACCGGCGGCGACTGGTGGGCGAACACCGGGCACGCCGCCGCGCTGGCCGCCCAGGCCGTACGGGACGGGCGGCCGGCGGGCGAGGACGTGCTCGCGCTGTTTCTCGACGGCGTGCCGGACGAGTTGGCCGCGCAGGTGCTGCGGCACGACCGGGCACAGTCCGGTACGCCGTTCGGGCAACCATGGCCGCTGCCGGCCTGGCCGGATGTGCCGACCCGGTTCGTGCTCTGCCGCGACGACCGGTTCTTCCCGGCCGAGTTCGTCCGTCGGTTCGTCGACGACCGGCTCGGTATCGTCCCGGACGGGATCGATGGCGGACATCTGGCGGCGCTGACCCATCCACGGGAGCTGGCCGACCAGTTGACGGCCTATCTGAGGTGA
- a CDS encoding GNAT family N-acetyltransferase, with the protein MTAIHPAAVTIRTAGMDDIPQAATLLTEAFLIAPVSQWLIGDLDARADVFRTLFTLELDHAIRSGGAVHVAGQFSGVAVWHPRGRRIATDPETVSEHELRLLSAAGRWQPRFAALARMLSAHHPWQPHWHLAYLAVAPWRQGGGLGSALLRHHHRHLDGHGTPGYLEATTPRNRDLYLRHGYRAHGPMRLPDGPPIWPMWREPRQ; encoded by the coding sequence ATGACCGCGATCCATCCCGCCGCCGTGACGATCCGTACCGCTGGGATGGACGACATCCCGCAGGCCGCGACCCTGCTCACCGAGGCGTTCCTGATCGCCCCGGTGTCGCAGTGGCTGATCGGTGACCTCGACGCACGGGCCGACGTCTTCCGGACCCTGTTCACCCTCGAACTCGACCACGCGATCCGGTCCGGCGGCGCGGTGCACGTCGCCGGCCAGTTCAGCGGCGTCGCCGTCTGGCATCCCCGGGGCCGACGGATCGCCACCGATCCGGAGACGGTCAGCGAACACGAGTTGCGCCTGCTGAGCGCCGCCGGGCGCTGGCAGCCGCGGTTCGCCGCCCTCGCCCGGATGCTGTCGGCGCACCACCCGTGGCAGCCGCACTGGCATCTGGCGTACCTGGCGGTGGCACCCTGGCGTCAGGGCGGCGGCCTGGGCAGCGCGCTGCTGCGCCACCACCACCGCCATCTCGACGGTCACGGCACGCCGGGCTACCTGGAGGCGACCACGCCGCGCAACCGGGACCTGTATCTGCGGCACGGCTACCGGGCACACGGGCCGATGCGCCTGCCCGACGGCCCACCGATCTGGCCGATGTGGCGGGAGCCGCGCCAGTAG
- a CDS encoding glycosyltransferase family 2 protein: MPSPTVSVVVPVYNTEKWLEEALDSIERQPARDDIEVVVIDDGSTDGSADIARRYADRATGVRYVRQDNAGLGAARNHGVRLATGRYLAFLDSDDLYPDGALSYLVELADRQQAAVAVGDMQGLPPRPNPAWRRELLVGERVVERIAQAPGLVGNPSACNKVFRRDLVDSTGVRFTENTAFEDVLFTVPLLARSPRTALTPRLSYLYRQRGDNSSLMDTRSQPLRIMQHVAIVEQLADECRDLPSDDRDAVYRWIAYMQLHYAWRAANGCDDEQLDEFAVRMHTLFKDIPVRLATEFVSNAGAGLRAAAIYEQDPATIREPRSALPLRVYAGQAYLGHTDFDAYRDLLLIREITATLHRMRGSGPAIALEGSVRAKGIDGEPGQVRHDLLVEIGDGLARQPVTVLRRTGNDLRWSCTIPVDQLPAGRYDVRVVVRDNDREYAVPPGPQQGGRGTRGTRPTRIGDRVGWLTPGPDGARLIITDTAGAVARSPQWLSQMGARQGRSLWGRAWGTARRTARNRLRPTPPAAAPSSTAPPASPPAASPPPAG; encoded by the coding sequence GTGCCATCCCCGACGGTCAGCGTCGTCGTGCCGGTCTACAACACCGAGAAGTGGCTCGAAGAGGCACTCGACTCGATCGAACGACAGCCCGCCCGGGACGACATCGAGGTAGTCGTCATCGACGATGGCTCCACCGACGGTTCGGCCGACATCGCCCGCCGGTACGCCGACCGGGCCACCGGGGTGCGCTACGTCCGCCAGGACAACGCCGGCCTCGGCGCGGCCCGCAATCACGGGGTACGCCTTGCCACCGGCCGCTACCTGGCCTTTCTTGACTCCGACGACCTCTACCCGGACGGGGCGCTGAGCTACCTCGTCGAGCTCGCCGACCGCCAGCAGGCGGCGGTGGCCGTCGGTGACATGCAGGGGCTGCCGCCCCGGCCCAACCCGGCGTGGCGCCGGGAGCTGCTCGTCGGGGAACGGGTCGTGGAGCGGATCGCCCAGGCACCCGGCCTGGTCGGCAACCCGTCGGCGTGCAACAAGGTCTTCCGGCGTGACCTGGTCGACTCGACCGGTGTCCGGTTCACCGAGAACACCGCCTTCGAAGACGTGCTGTTCACCGTACCGCTGCTGGCCCGTTCCCCACGGACGGCGCTGACCCCCCGGCTGAGCTATCTGTACCGGCAACGCGGGGACAACTCCTCACTGATGGACACCCGCAGTCAACCGCTACGGATCATGCAACACGTCGCCATCGTCGAGCAGCTCGCCGACGAGTGCCGCGATCTGCCGTCCGACGACCGCGACGCGGTGTACCGGTGGATCGCCTACATGCAGTTGCACTATGCGTGGCGGGCCGCGAACGGCTGTGACGACGAGCAGCTCGACGAATTCGCGGTCCGGATGCACACCCTGTTCAAGGACATCCCGGTGCGGCTGGCGACCGAATTCGTCAGCAACGCCGGCGCCGGGCTGCGCGCCGCCGCGATCTACGAACAGGATCCGGCGACCATCCGGGAGCCCCGGTCCGCGCTGCCACTGCGGGTGTACGCCGGGCAGGCCTACCTCGGGCACACCGACTTCGACGCCTACCGCGACCTGCTGCTCATCCGGGAGATCACCGCGACCCTGCACCGGATGCGCGGTAGCGGGCCGGCCATCGCGCTCGAAGGCAGTGTCCGCGCCAAGGGTATCGACGGCGAACCCGGTCAGGTCCGCCACGACCTGCTGGTGGAGATCGGCGACGGGCTGGCCCGGCAGCCGGTCACGGTGCTCCGGCGGACCGGCAACGACCTGCGCTGGTCCTGCACGATCCCGGTCGACCAGCTGCCCGCTGGGCGCTACGACGTGCGGGTCGTGGTGCGCGACAACGACCGGGAGTACGCCGTACCGCCGGGTCCTCAGCAGGGCGGCCGGGGCACCCGCGGCACCCGACCGACACGCATCGGCGACCGGGTCGGCTGGCTGACCCCGGGGCCGGACGGCGCACGGTTGATCATCACCGACACGGCCGGTGCCGTGGCCCGCAGCCCGCAGTGGCTGTCCCAGATGGGTGCCCGGCAGGGCCGGTCGTTGTGGGGCCGGGCGTGGGGCACCGCCCGCCGTACCGCCCGCAACCGGCTGCGGCCGACCCCGCCAGCCGCAGCACCGTCGTCGACCGCACCGCCGGCGTCGCCGCCGGCAGCGTCGCCGCCGCCGGCGGGCTGA
- a CDS encoding sensor histidine kinase, with translation MSTTVDALDPVDRLRPGFDHIGLLYGDEQAYLTTVTRFARDAVRASAPLLIAVPSEKLAALRGALGEDPAVDTAEVDFVDMTVVGRNPGRIIPKVLLAFAQRYPDRQVWIVDEPVWSGRHPDEHPACIEHEILVNVAFAGRPAVLLCPYDARSLPAEVVADAQRTHPVVTDGAGRRPSARYLPPTSALHRVRRPLPAPPGRAATIGFADTPALAGVRRFVTGQARAAGLDRDRVDDLALAVNELATNTVRHTAAGGRVWLWVTSESVVCQVEDSGHLADPLAGRIPRPPDQPGGRGLLLVHDLCDLVRVYTRPGRTTVRVYVDRPPAR, from the coding sequence ATGAGCACGACGGTCGACGCCCTGGACCCGGTCGACCGGCTCCGCCCGGGTTTCGACCACATCGGTCTGCTGTACGGCGACGAACAGGCGTACCTCACCACGGTCACCCGGTTCGCCCGCGACGCGGTCCGCGCGTCGGCCCCGCTGCTGATCGCCGTACCGTCGGAGAAGCTGGCGGCGCTGCGCGGCGCCCTGGGTGAGGACCCGGCGGTCGACACCGCCGAGGTCGACTTCGTCGACATGACGGTGGTCGGCCGTAATCCCGGCCGGATCATCCCCAAGGTGCTGCTCGCCTTCGCGCAGCGGTACCCGGACCGGCAGGTCTGGATCGTCGACGAGCCGGTCTGGTCGGGCCGCCACCCGGACGAGCACCCGGCCTGCATCGAGCACGAGATCCTGGTCAACGTGGCGTTCGCCGGTCGTCCGGCGGTGCTGCTGTGCCCGTACGACGCCCGGTCGCTGCCCGCCGAGGTGGTGGCCGACGCGCAGCGTACCCATCCGGTCGTGACCGACGGTGCCGGCCGCCGGCCGAGCGCCCGGTACCTGCCGCCGACCTCCGCGCTGCACCGGGTCCGCCGGCCGTTGCCGGCACCACCGGGGCGGGCGGCGACCATCGGGTTCGCCGACACCCCGGCCCTGGCCGGGGTCCGCCGGTTCGTCACCGGGCAGGCGCGCGCGGCCGGGCTCGACCGCGACCGGGTCGACGATCTCGCCCTGGCCGTCAACGAGCTCGCCACCAACACCGTGCGGCACACCGCAGCCGGCGGCCGGGTATGGCTGTGGGTCACCTCGGAGTCGGTGGTCTGCCAGGTCGAGGACTCCGGCCATCTGGCCGACCCGCTGGCCGGGCGGATTCCCCGGCCACCGGACCAGCCGGGCGGCCGGGGACTGCTGCTGGTGCACGACCTGTGCGATCTGGTCCGGGTGTACACCCGGCCCGGACGGACCACGGTCCGGGTGTACGTGGACCGACCGCCAGCCCGGTGA
- a CDS encoding glycosyltransferase: protein MGALLSVVVPIYNVARYLTECLDSLAAQTHPDVQVVLVDDGSTDDSGDIAAARVAADTRFQLIRQSNQGLGAARNTGIRAATGDYLAFVDSDDVLPPYAFEVLVGAVESTGSQIASGNVALFNSRGLWQSPLHRGTHRQTWLGTRLRRRRNLVYDRLACNKVFRRDFWTGHDLWFPEGVRYEDIPVTIPAYALAESIDVLPTVVYHWRQREAGAEESISQRQAEVANLVDRFAAVRSASRSLAGIGDRSLKNHYDATALRSDLRMFLHLLPQVPDGTYRRRFCELAAEFLAEVDPAVPDRLDPRLRVAWRLARDGRLPELLRVVDATRSGGVPPRVDGVPAALYRPTPRLRTALRAISFSGGQLRIAGYALRTPAEPDTPPGPQLRALWLSEQGRRRRFGPAPTRSRLLRRRSVAADPATGDLPAWSGFATSLPVTALRSAAGWPPGTWLVMAGLVDVAGGPESGPVKVGEVVPALPAVWVGPGVRVVPLLHDGALRLRVEHPSVWATAARLVGDDLVISGTAVAGAPVPSALTLARTPMIVARRYPSRPDGTVGSSSGGTGFSCRIPLGDLVTGPVSARPAAVGDPVAGWLVGWDVDGGADASAGHGLPVGADFTELRPLPGGPGLLAESADQGQLSIRVLPAGPLATWATVEEAGVTLGGACPVGAAPSSVVLRHADDLRDPAAPADRELPVEAVDEGWLVRIPADGPDRPEPGRWWFGYRPADDDRVHELSMSLRIRDGAGQVGPAGLPRLRLEPERLYRVALVAN, encoded by the coding sequence ATGGGTGCCCTGCTCAGCGTCGTCGTTCCGATCTACAACGTGGCCCGCTACCTGACCGAATGTCTTGATTCGCTGGCTGCGCAGACCCACCCCGACGTCCAGGTCGTCCTGGTCGACGACGGGTCGACCGACGACAGCGGCGACATCGCGGCCGCCCGGGTCGCCGCCGATACCCGGTTCCAGCTGATCCGTCAGTCGAACCAGGGCCTCGGCGCGGCCCGCAACACCGGTATCCGCGCGGCCACCGGCGACTACCTGGCGTTCGTCGACAGCGACGACGTGCTGCCGCCGTACGCCTTCGAAGTGCTGGTCGGTGCGGTGGAGTCGACCGGTTCGCAGATCGCCTCCGGCAACGTGGCGTTGTTCAACTCCCGTGGGCTGTGGCAGTCGCCGCTGCACCGCGGCACCCATCGGCAGACCTGGCTCGGCACCCGGCTGCGCCGTCGCCGCAACCTCGTCTACGACCGGCTGGCCTGCAACAAGGTGTTCCGGCGGGACTTCTGGACCGGTCACGACCTGTGGTTTCCCGAAGGGGTGCGCTACGAGGACATTCCGGTGACGATCCCGGCGTACGCGCTGGCCGAGTCGATCGACGTGCTGCCCACGGTGGTCTACCACTGGCGGCAGCGCGAGGCGGGTGCCGAAGAGTCGATCAGCCAGCGGCAGGCCGAGGTCGCCAACCTGGTGGACCGCTTCGCGGCGGTACGCAGCGCCAGCCGGTCACTGGCCGGGATCGGTGACCGGTCGTTGAAGAACCACTACGACGCCACCGCCCTGCGCAGCGACCTGCGGATGTTCCTGCACCTGCTGCCCCAGGTGCCGGACGGGACGTACCGGCGGCGGTTCTGCGAGCTGGCGGCGGAGTTCCTCGCCGAGGTGGATCCGGCGGTGCCGGACCGGCTCGATCCCCGGTTGCGGGTGGCGTGGCGGCTGGCCCGCGACGGCCGGCTGCCGGAGCTGCTGCGCGTGGTCGACGCGACCCGGTCCGGTGGCGTACCGCCGAGGGTCGACGGCGTCCCGGCGGCGCTGTACCGCCCGACGCCCCGGCTGCGTACGGCGCTACGGGCGATCTCCTTCTCGGGCGGGCAGCTGCGGATCGCCGGATACGCGCTGCGGACTCCGGCGGAACCGGACACACCGCCGGGGCCGCAGCTGCGCGCCCTGTGGCTGAGTGAGCAGGGCCGCCGCCGCCGGTTCGGGCCGGCGCCGACCCGGTCGCGGCTGTTGCGTCGCCGGTCCGTCGCGGCGGACCCGGCGACGGGCGACCTGCCGGCCTGGTCCGGGTTCGCCACGTCGTTGCCGGTGACGGCACTGCGCTCCGCCGCCGGCTGGCCGCCGGGGACCTGGCTGGTGATGGCGGGCCTGGTCGACGTGGCAGGCGGCCCGGAGAGCGGGCCGGTCAAGGTCGGCGAGGTGGTGCCGGCGTTGCCGGCGGTCTGGGTGGGACCAGGGGTACGGGTGGTGCCGCTGCTGCACGACGGAGCGCTGCGGCTGAGGGTGGAACATCCCTCGGTGTGGGCGACGGCGGCCCGGCTGGTCGGCGACGATCTGGTGATCAGCGGTACGGCCGTCGCGGGTGCTCCGGTGCCGTCGGCGTTGACCCTGGCCCGGACCCCGATGATCGTGGCCCGCCGTTATCCGAGCCGGCCCGACGGCACCGTCGGGTCCTCGTCGGGCGGCACCGGGTTCAGCTGCCGGATCCCGCTCGGCGACCTGGTGACCGGTCCGGTGTCCGCGCGACCGGCGGCGGTCGGCGACCCGGTGGCCGGCTGGCTGGTCGGCTGGGACGTCGACGGCGGTGCCGACGCCTCCGCCGGGCACGGGTTGCCGGTCGGCGCCGACTTCACCGAGCTGCGTCCGCTGCCCGGCGGGCCGGGGCTGCTGGCCGAGTCGGCCGACCAGGGGCAGCTGTCGATCCGGGTGCTACCGGCCGGGCCACTGGCGACCTGGGCCACCGTCGAGGAGGCCGGAGTCACCCTGGGCGGTGCCTGTCCGGTCGGTGCGGCGCCGTCGTCGGTGGTGCTGCGCCACGCCGACGACCTGCGGGACCCGGCGGCCCCGGCGGACCGGGAGCTGCCGGTCGAAGCCGTCGACGAAGGTTGGCTGGTGCGGATACCGGCGGACGGCCCCGATCGGCCGGAGCCGGGGCGCTGGTGGTTCGGCTACCGGCCGGCGGACGACGACCGGGTCCATGAGCTGTCGATGTCGCTGCGGATCCGGGACGGGGCGGGTCAGGTGGGGCCGGCGGGGCTGCCCCGGTTGCGGTTGGAGCCGGAGCGGCTGTACCGGGTGGCGCTGGTGGCGAACTGA
- a CDS encoding GyrI-like domain-containing protein gives MISALNHLVDLVEAHLADPVEAHLVGEPPIGEFDVESVAGRHGTTGYHLRRMFSSLAGMPLSEYVRRRRMTVAAAAVVRGEDDLLTIAVRSGYGSTEAFGRAFRAVHGAGPGEVRRDGGPLRSQPQLRFRLTVEGNTRMDTRIVDRPAFTLVGHATRVPLIHHGVNPHIQQHIAALPAAEHQRLKTLSDTEPAGILQVSDDLAPDDPEGSELTYLHGVAIAATGTAPDDLDVIEVPAGRWAVFRTAGPYPQALQATWAATAAEWFPSNPWRLRPGPSIVAVVERAADFSTATCELWLPVEPG, from the coding sequence GTGATCTCGGCACTCAATCACCTCGTCGACCTGGTCGAAGCACACCTCGCCGACCCGGTCGAGGCACACCTCGTCGGGGAACCTCCGATCGGGGAGTTCGACGTCGAGTCGGTGGCGGGCAGGCACGGCACGACCGGGTACCACCTGCGCCGGATGTTCTCGTCGTTGGCCGGAATGCCGCTGTCGGAGTACGTACGCCGGCGGCGGATGACCGTGGCGGCCGCCGCCGTGGTCCGGGGCGAGGACGACCTGCTGACCATCGCCGTCCGCTCCGGGTACGGCTCGACCGAGGCGTTCGGGCGGGCGTTCCGGGCGGTCCACGGTGCCGGTCCAGGTGAGGTACGCCGTGACGGTGGCCCCCTTCGCAGCCAACCACAGCTCAGGTTCCGCCTGACCGTCGAAGGGAACACCCGCATGGACACCCGCATCGTCGACCGCCCCGCGTTCACGCTGGTCGGCCACGCCACCCGGGTCCCGCTGATCCACCACGGCGTGAATCCGCACATCCAGCAGCACATCGCCGCTCTGCCGGCGGCGGAGCATCAGCGGCTGAAGACCCTCAGTGACACCGAGCCGGCCGGCATCCTGCAGGTCAGCGACGACCTGGCGCCGGACGACCCCGAGGGCAGCGAGTTGACCTACCTGCACGGGGTCGCCATCGCGGCGACCGGGACCGCCCCCGACGACCTCGATGTGATCGAGGTGCCGGCCGGCAGGTGGGCGGTCTTCCGTACCGCCGGACCGTACCCGCAGGCGCTGCAGGCCACCTGGGCGGCGACCGCCGCCGAATGGTTCCCGTCGAACCCGTGGCGGCTGCGGCCCGGCCCGTCGATCGTCGCCGTCGTCGAGCGGGCGGCCGATTTCAGCACCGCGACCTGCGAGCTGTGGCTACCCGTCGAGCCCGGCTGA
- a CDS encoding glycosyltransferase, with translation MIVPWRRGTSAGHLVDDALSALAAADWADRARPPIAWLHWPVDSANPYQSLIYSRFPRHNLVPIRIRRLDQLDRLLPALPDGVTRVLHVHWLYDVTAGCTTTARAEAAVDAFAATLDALRADGVRLVWTVHNLLPHETVHRQTETRLRQVMLAAADVVHLMHDSHLEILQEAFGTSPRQVVVARHPTFVGAYPDWVDRATARSHLGIPLGARLLVTFGQVRPYKGHTDFLDVLDVATRHDPRLRWLVAGKVREETGGPEFMRRAAEHPAVVFHPGFAPDSDVQYFLRAADAAVYPYRSSLNSGALALTAGFGLPAFVSTGTTVGGLMPDAALRRFDLADPDKAAEVITEATGSGWAAADTVRTALRDHLGPLAPAQVSDLLATELRRHLDPTT, from the coding sequence GTGATCGTTCCCTGGCGTCGGGGCACCTCCGCCGGCCACCTCGTCGACGATGCGTTGTCCGCCCTCGCCGCCGCCGACTGGGCGGACCGCGCCCGCCCGCCGATCGCCTGGCTGCACTGGCCGGTCGACTCGGCCAACCCGTACCAGTCGTTGATCTACAGCCGGTTCCCCCGGCACAACCTGGTGCCGATCCGGATCCGGCGCCTCGACCAGCTCGACCGCCTGTTGCCCGCGCTGCCGGACGGCGTCACCCGGGTGCTGCACGTCCACTGGCTGTACGACGTCACCGCCGGTTGCACCACCACCGCGCGGGCCGAGGCCGCCGTCGACGCCTTCGCGGCCACACTGGACGCGCTACGGGCCGACGGCGTACGGCTGGTCTGGACGGTGCACAATCTGCTGCCGCACGAAACCGTGCACCGGCAGACCGAGACCCGGCTGCGGCAGGTGATGCTGGCCGCCGCCGACGTCGTCCACCTGATGCACGACAGCCACCTGGAGATCCTGCAGGAGGCGTTCGGCACCTCGCCCCGGCAGGTGGTCGTCGCCCGGCACCCGACCTTCGTCGGGGCGTACCCGGACTGGGTGGACCGGGCGACGGCCCGCAGCCACCTGGGGATCCCGCTCGGTGCCCGGCTACTGGTCACCTTCGGCCAGGTCCGACCGTACAAGGGACACACCGACTTCCTCGACGTGCTCGACGTCGCGACCCGCCACGACCCGCGACTGCGCTGGCTGGTCGCCGGCAAGGTCCGGGAGGAGACCGGCGGGCCCGAGTTCATGCGCCGCGCCGCCGAACACCCGGCGGTCGTCTTCCACCCCGGCTTCGCCCCCGACTCCGACGTGCAGTACTTCCTGCGCGCGGCGGACGCCGCCGTCTACCCGTACCGGTCGTCGCTGAACTCCGGGGCGTTGGCTCTGACGGCCGGGTTCGGGTTGCCGGCGTTCGTCTCGACCGGCACCACCGTCGGCGGGTTGATGCCCGACGCCGCGCTGCGCCGGTTCGACCTCGCCGACCCCGACAAGGCTGCCGAGGTGATCACCGAGGCGACCGGGAGCGGCTGGGCGGCCGCCGACACGGTCCGTACGGCGCTGCGCGACCACCTCGGACCGCTCGCCCCGGCACAGGTCAGCGACCTGCTCGCCACCGAACTGCGCCGCCACCTGGACCCGACGACCTGA
- a CDS encoding S8 family peptidase produces MHLPHRVVIVGATALAMVAAAAVPVSAAPPEGTIRHAGGATAVPDSYIVVFKDSAVAPGQVSDTAQALARQHGRTVARTYSAALRGFEISATARQAARIAAHPSVDYVEQNHTVTLADTQLNPPSWGLDRIDQRALPLDDSYTYPNTASNVHAYIIDTGIRFSHNDFGGRAISGFDAVDGGSADDCNGHGTHVAGTVGGTAYGVAKGATLVGVRVLNCSGSGTNAGVIGGVDWVTANAVKPAVANMSLGGGANTSLDTAVRNSISAGITYSLAAGNSSANACNTSPARVTEAITVGSTTSTDARSSFSNFGTCLDIFAPGSSITAPWHTSNTATNTISGTSMAAPHVAGAAALVASANPGWSPQQVRDYLYDNATVGAVGNPGNGSPNRLLYVVNDGTPPADDFAVSVTPTAGSTAPGGTVSATVATSTTSGTPQSVSFSASGLPSGATASFSPATVTSGGSASLTIATSGGTAPGSYPVTVTGTGTSATRTASFTLTVTGSGGGCSGTNGTDVALPDPGTAASSIVIAGCGRSASSSSSVDVDIKHTYRGDLIIDLIAPDGSSYRLKSWALFDGTDNVITTYSVNLSSEAADGTWQLRVRDVFSGDTGYIDTWTLTL; encoded by the coding sequence ATGCATCTCCCCCACAGAGTCGTCATCGTCGGTGCCACCGCGCTGGCCATGGTGGCCGCTGCCGCCGTACCGGTCAGCGCGGCCCCACCGGAAGGCACCATCCGGCACGCCGGCGGCGCCACCGCCGTACCGGACAGCTACATCGTGGTGTTCAAGGACAGTGCCGTGGCCCCCGGGCAGGTCAGCGACACCGCGCAGGCCCTGGCCCGGCAGCACGGACGCACCGTGGCCCGCACCTACAGCGCGGCGCTGCGCGGCTTCGAGATCAGCGCGACCGCCCGTCAGGCCGCCCGGATCGCGGCCCACCCGTCGGTCGACTACGTCGAGCAGAACCACACCGTGACGCTCGCCGACACCCAGCTGAACCCGCCGTCGTGGGGCCTGGACCGCATCGACCAGCGCGCCCTGCCGTTGGACGACTCCTACACGTACCCGAACACCGCGTCGAACGTGCACGCATACATCATCGACACCGGAATCCGGTTCAGCCACAACGACTTCGGCGGCCGCGCGATCAGCGGGTTCGACGCCGTCGACGGCGGCTCCGCCGACGACTGCAACGGCCACGGCACGCACGTCGCGGGCACCGTCGGTGGCACCGCGTACGGCGTCGCCAAGGGCGCCACCCTGGTCGGCGTGCGGGTGCTCAACTGCTCCGGCAGCGGCACCAACGCCGGCGTCATCGGCGGCGTCGACTGGGTCACCGCCAACGCCGTGAAGCCGGCCGTGGCGAACATGAGCCTCGGTGGCGGCGCGAACACCTCGCTCGACACCGCCGTGCGCAACTCGATCAGTGCCGGCATCACCTACAGCCTGGCCGCCGGCAACAGCTCCGCGAACGCCTGCAACACGTCGCCGGCGCGGGTCACCGAGGCCATCACCGTCGGCTCCACCACCAGCACCGACGCCCGGTCCAGCTTCTCCAACTTCGGCACCTGCCTGGACATCTTCGCGCCCGGCTCGTCGATCACCGCGCCGTGGCACACCAGCAACACCGCCACCAACACCATCAGCGGTACGTCGATGGCCGCCCCGCACGTCGCCGGCGCGGCCGCCCTGGTCGCCTCCGCCAACCCCGGCTGGAGCCCGCAGCAGGTCCGCGACTACCTCTACGACAACGCCACCGTCGGCGCGGTCGGCAACCCGGGCAACGGATCGCCGAACCGGCTGCTGTACGTCGTCAACGACGGCACCCCGCCGGCGGACGACTTCGCCGTCTCGGTCACGCCGACCGCCGGCTCGACCGCCCCGGGCGGCACGGTGTCGGCGACGGTCGCGACCAGCACCACCTCCGGTACGCCGCAGTCGGTCAGCTTCTCGGCCAGCGGTCTGCCGAGCGGCGCGACGGCCAGCTTCAGCCCGGCCACCGTCACCTCCGGCGGCAGCGCCAGCCTCACCATCGCCACGTCGGGCGGCACCGCCCCCGGCAGCTACCCGGTGACCGTCACCGGCACCGGCACCTCGGCGACCCGGACCGCATCGTTCACCCTGACGGTGACCGGTTCCGGCGGCGGCTGCTCCGGCACCAACGGCACCGACGTGGCGCTGCCCGACCCCGGCACGGCGGCCAGCAGTATCGTGATCGCCGGCTGCGGGCGTAGCGCGTCGTCGTCGTCGAGCGTGGACGTCGACATCAAGCACACCTACCGGGGCGACCTGATCATCGACCTGATCGCGCCGGACGGCTCGTCGTACCGGCTGAAGAGCTGGGCGCTGTTCGACGGCACCGACAACGTGATCACCACGTACTCGGTGAACCTCTCCTCCGAGGCGGCCGACGGCACCTGGCAGTTGCGGGTCCGTGACGTCTTCAGCGGCGACACCGGCTACATCGACACCTGGACGCTGACGCTGTAA